The proteins below come from a single Osmerus mordax isolate fOsmMor3 chromosome 3, fOsmMor3.pri, whole genome shotgun sequence genomic window:
- the fam234b gene encoding protein FAM234B, whose translation MAAALSRALKLPGKKGSELGEYDPLTQADSEDESEEDDLVLNYPRNGLGRGNCMGAGPSELRGGRAGRLVGGEEEVEEEDDEEDEWKERLPGRSRQEREEMKGMQYWSQREAGREGGLEDRGGSGGAGGPGLGVGSGADPDGKKAKKRGAIRTAFFLVPLVCAVLLVLLCAFLVPCQKGDLAKWPQWERQLGEDAGGVTLPPLALWDVDGDSVEDVLVGVTERSNDTQASTSSSGNNKVHSVVALSALSGQVLWRRGLREPAVSVQCGLQYEAHPVPLPAGGAALRAYPQTAPLLSGQREQGSGPVCLLIGSPHVTAVNSTTGKELWTVSPGVVESHAVSLPDLQGDTVPDLLIATLPADQVSDLSLVLLSGLTGAPIGHPVTFNLTEQGKLIGPLLHETQMGAYYILFGLGTVEAVSLRDIYTQATGNTPVSPELSLKDPVWEKLKKTNTSSLIHISRGPEQVQVLLPLVAGLCNNHNNLDAASTLNSSRSDWVLVLISSRLSSRLSVLREMDGHTLWSLDSSSIRGRPAPGQFNDDGIPDLLLQSGDHGVRKIQVVDGASGRGLWAAEFVCPDLHLDGSSVTTTSGQSAFLFWAGDPLRVAKNITKATVAPAEPVVRKLYLLHPAYPTILLELTHTTDKVLTAAVTYEDQQKDASYIIISSRPTSSPEPGTQVVRSLRLRSAIVAGQIVRLGGGSKGPGPFRPGVFEINKFFRHLSFKQH comes from the exons ATGGCTGCAGCCCTCTCCCGTGCTCTGAAATTGCCAG GGAAGAAGGGCTCAGAGCTGGGGGAGTACGACCCCCTCACTCAGGCCGACAGCGAGGATGAGAGCGAGGAGGACGACCTCGTGCTCAACTACCCCCGCAACGGGCTGGGCAGGGGCAACTGCATGGGCGCGGGGCCCTCCGAGCTACGGGGCGGCAGGGCGGGGAGGCTGGTGGGGggcgaagaggaggtggaggaggaggatgatgaggaggacgAGTGGAAGGAGCGCCTCCCGGGGAGATCccggcaggagagggaggagatgaagggcaTGCAGTACTGGAGCCAGAGGGAGGCGGGCCGagaggggggactggaggacagagggggctctgggggggcgggggggccggggctgggcgtGGGCTCCGGGGCTGATCCAGATGGGAAGAAGGCCAAGAAGAGGGGCGCCATCAGAACGGCCTTCTTCCTCGTGCCTCTGGTCTGCGctgtgctgctggtgctgctgtgtgCGTTTCTGGTGCCTTGCCAGAAGGGAGATCTGGCCAAATGGCCGCAGTGGGAGAGACagctgggggaggatgcaggag gtgtcaccctccctcccctggcgCTGTGGGACGTGGACGGGGACTCTGTGGAGGACGTGTTGGTGGGGGTCACGGAGAGGAGCAACGACACCcaggcctccacctcctcttctggGAACAACAAAG TCCACAGCGTGGTGGCGCTGTCTGCGCTCAGCGGCCAGGTGCTGTGGCGGAGGGGCCTGCGGGAGCCCGCCGTGTCCGTGCAGTGCGGCCTGCAGTACGAGGCCCACCCGGTCCCCTTGCCGGCGGGGGGCGCCGCCCTCAGGGCCTACCCCCAGACCGCCCCGCTCCTGTCCGGCCAGCGGGAGCAGGGGAGCGGGCCGGTGTGCCTCCTGATCGGCTCGCCTCACGTCACCGCGGTCAACAGCACCACGG GTAAGGAGTTATGGACGGTCTCCCCAGGAGTGGTGGAGTCCCATGCCGTGTCCTTGCCAGATCTCCAAGGAGACACGGTGCCTGATCTACTGATAGCTACTCTCCCTGCCGACCAG GTGTCTGACCTCTCATTGGTCTTGCTCTCCGGACTGACTGGCGCTCCGATTGGCCATCCAGTCACCTTTAACCTCACGGAGCAGGGCAAGCTGATTGGTCCCCTCCTTCATGAGACACAGATGGGAGCCTACTACATTCTGTTTGGACTAG GCACCGTCGAGGCAGTCTCCCTCAGAGATATATACACTCAGGCTACTGGCAATACGCCCGTCTCTCCGGAGCTGAGCCTTAAGGACCCCGTCTGGGAGAAGCTGAAGAAAACCAACACGTCCTCACTTATTCACATTTCCAG gGGCCCTGAGCAGGTGCAGGTCCTGCTCCCCCTGGTGGCCGGGCTGTgtaacaaccacaacaacctgGACGCCGCGTCCACCCTGAACTCCAGCCGCAGCGACTGGGTCCTGGTGTTGATTTCCAGCAGGCTGTCCAGCAGGCTGTCCGTGCTCAGGGAGATGGACGGACACACGCTGTGGTCCCTCGACTCCTCCTCCATCAGAGG TCGCCCGGCCCCAGGACAGTTCAACGATGACGGCATCCCTGATCTGCTGCTTCAGTCTGGGGATCATGGAGTCCGAAAG ATCCAGGTGGTGGATGGAGCCAGTGGGCGTGGCCTATGGGCAGCAGAGTTTGTGTGTCCCGACCTCCATCTGGATGGCTCCTCTGTCACAACCACCTCCGGCCAATCAGCTTTCCTCTTCTGGGCCGGCGATCCCCTCAGAGTGGCCAAGAATATCACCAAGGCAACC GTGGCGCCAGCAGAGCCTGTAGTCAGGAAGCTCTACCTGCTGCATCCTGCATATCCCACAATCCTCCTGGAGCTGACCCACACCACAGACAAGGTTCTCACAGCAGCAG tGACTTACGAGGATCAGCAAAAAGACGCTTCCTACATCATCATCTCGTCTCGGCCCACCTCCAGCCCAGAGCCGGGGACTCAAGTAGTGAGGAGCCTGAGGCTGAGGTCTGCCATCGTGGCCGGGCAGATCGTGAGACTGGGGGGCGGCAGTAAGGGACCAGGCCCATTCAGACCTGGGGTGTTTGAGATCAACAAGTTCTTCCGGCACCTCTCCTTCAAACAGCATTAG
- the poldip3 gene encoding polymerase delta-interacting protein 3 — protein MADLSLDEVIRRRGLNTKGPTVKRTMFGRGAGGIGRTFDARQKIGMGDARQRLGGGAGAGFQVTDARQKIGQKDARFKIRGGRGGGSGGGVQDARQMINSRKQGQNPFQLAPQAVQAGPAAHLHAHMQQIQIHAATATNNGNARQFSPGPQGLNTRGLTLQAGGVPARMMDARDRLSLKRSFGGPAQGAAIPPLKITKTIQQRPVGMSSGVRVNMPSRGAESLSGNEDIILNKQMKITTNNVLQSRPGTLGSTFSMSAPITKVVKNDAYTAPRAPVPVAATRPTPSAGAASRPVAAAAASQPVSRTLQQATAPREASSPPTPPQPSFSPLEGTKITVNNLHPRVTEEDIVELFCVCGALKRARLVKVGVAEVVFVRKEDAVSAYRKYNNRCLDGQPMKCNLHMQGNVITSDQPILLRLSDTPGSGGARKDGLPASLSRPGGRPASSQPTPEVDPQTILKALFKSTTQSTSTTESSSQATAFRIKI, from the exons ATGGCAGATTTATCTTTAGACGAAGTGATACGCCGACGCGGATTGAACACCAAAGGACCCACTGTGAAAAG GACTATGTTcggcaggggagcaggaggaattGGGAGGACGTTCGATGCCCGACAGAAGATTGGGATGGGGGATGCCAGACAAAGGCTTGGTGGCGGTGCAGGAGCAG GGTTCCAGGTGACGGACGCCCGACAGAAGATCGGCCAGAAAGACGCCCGCTTCAAAATCCGCGGCGGCCGGGGGGGCGGGTCCGGGGGCGGGGTCCAGGACGCCCGCCAGATGATCAACTCGCGCAAACAGGGCCAGAACCCCTTCCAGCTGGCGCCGCAGGCGGTACAAGCGGGCCCGGCGGCCCACCTACACGCCCACATGCAGCAGATCCAGATCCACGCCGCCACCGCCACCAATAACGGCAACGCCAGGCAGTTCAGCCCCGGCCCGCAAGGGCTGAACACCCGAGGGCTGACGCTGCAAGCGGGGGGCGTCCCCGCCAGGATGATGGACGCCCGCGATAGGCTGAGCCTGAAGAGGAGCTTCGGGGGGCCGGCCCAGGGAGCGGCGATCCCGCCTCTGAAGATTACCAAAACCATCCAG CAAAGGCCCGTAGGAATGTCGAGCGGCGTCCGTGTCAACATGCCGAGCAGGGGAGCCGAG tcTCTTTCAGGCAATGAGGACATAATCCTCAACAAACAGATGAAGATCACGACCAACAATGTGCTGCAGTCACGG CCTGGCACCCTGGGCTCCACGTTCTCCATGTCCGCCCCCATCACCAAGGTGGTGAAGAACGACGCCTACACCGCCCCCCGGGCCCCGGTCCCCGTGGCCGCCACCAGGCCCACCCCCAGCGCGGGGGCCGCCTCCAGGCCTGTGGCCGCCGCCGCTGCCTCCCAGCCCGTCTCCAGGACCCTCCAGCAGGCCACGGCACCCCGGGAGGCCAGCTCCCCGCCCACGCCCCCCCAG CCTTCCTTCAGTCCTCTGGAAGGAACCAAGATCACGGTGAACAACCTGCACCCGCGCGTCACAGAGGAGGACATAGTG GAGCTGTTCTGCGTGTGCGGGGCCTTGAAGCGAGCGCGGCTGGTGAAGGTGGGCGTGGCGGAGGTGGTGTTTGTGCGGAAGGAGGACGCCGTGAGCGCCTACAGGAAGTACAATAACCGCTGCTTGGACG GCCAGCCAATGAAGTGCAATCTTCACATGCAGGGAAACGTCATCACATCAGACCAGCCCATTCTTTT gagGTTGAGTGATACTCCCGGCAGCGGCGGAGCCAGGAAAGacggcctcccagcctccctgtcCCGCCCCGGGGGCCgtccagcctcctcccagcccaccCCGGAGGTGGACCCTCAGACCATCCTCAAGGCCTTGTTCAAGTCCACCACCcagtccacctccaccaccgagTCCAGCTCACAAGCCACCGCCTTCCGTATCAAGATATAA
- the smdt1b gene encoding single-pass membrane protein with aspartate-rich tail 1b — protein sequence MASAFGRLTRLSSFKNAGMTIFASVKGSGTTKVIFRTAVCTETGGIQPKPKKTSFGLLRIATVVVPFLYVGTLISKNFAALLEEHDIFVPEDDDDDD from the exons ATGGCGTCGGCCTTTGGTCGCCTGACCAGGCTCTCTTCATTTAAAAACGCTGGTATGACAATATTTGCTTCAGTCAAGGGCTCGGGAACAACAAAGGTTATTTTTCGGACCGCTGTATGCACTGAAACTGGTGGCATTCAACCAAAACCTAAGAAG ACCTCGTTTGGCCTGCTCCGCATCGCTACTGTCGTTGTGCCGTTCTTGTACGTGGGAACTCTAATCAGCAAGAACTTTGCCGCCCTGCTGGAGGAACACGACATCTTCGTCCCagaggatgatgacgatgatgactgA